In the genome of Gemmatimonas sp., one region contains:
- a CDS encoding NIPSNAP family protein codes for MKRTVLAIGAVVLMAVGSMGFVAGVAVGQQRNTRVYELRTYTTLPGRLPALHKRFAEHTLGLFAKHGMRNELYFTPTDTTKAKTTMIYLLSHESEEAANRSWKAFSADPAWIAVREASEADGKILEKAPERIFMTLAPFSPAK; via the coding sequence ATGAAGCGAACAGTACTCGCGATCGGGGCCGTCGTGCTGATGGCCGTTGGTTCAATGGGATTCGTGGCGGGTGTGGCCGTCGGTCAACAGCGAAACACTCGCGTCTATGAGCTTCGCACGTACACCACGTTGCCCGGTCGGTTGCCAGCGCTGCACAAACGCTTCGCCGAGCATACGTTGGGACTATTCGCAAAACATGGCATGCGGAACGAGCTCTACTTCACGCCGACGGACACGACGAAGGCGAAGACGACGATGATCTACCTATTGTCGCACGAAAGCGAGGAGGCCGCCAACCGCAGTTGGAAAGCGTTCAGTGCGGACCCGGCCTGGATCGCCGTCCGCGAGGCGAGCGAAGCCGACGGCAAGATTCTGGAGAAGGCACCCGAGCGGATCTTCATGACGCTGGCCCCTTTCTCCCCTGCGAAATGA
- a CDS encoding MBL fold metallo-hydrolase — translation MSRMPSHILRTLIAAVLLTAGPAAALAQAAPPVASGLRVCDSAHTATNARFPLHPVSTPWYHVRAVEPFVFAIIEPYQFQEVISWLIVGSQRALLFDSGLGMMPIKPVVMQLTSLPVTVINSHTHFDHVGGNADFADVRAMSTPFTTARMAGDAHASVASEVSPTALCGNRPPGLDTATFRSRPWSAASRIGDGTRFDLGGRVLEVLATPGHTPDAIALLDRTNGLLWTGDSFYAGPIWLFMPETDLEAYQRSMDRLAALVPSLRRVLPAHNVTSVAPSVLARVPKAIRDVRTGRLRGSTPEPGQRLVPFRGFSILVSEKALRTPPSGARARQRVP, via the coding sequence ATGAGCCGCATGCCATCGCACATCCTGCGCACCCTGATCGCCGCAGTCCTACTGACAGCCGGACCAGCCGCCGCACTCGCGCAGGCGGCTCCTCCGGTGGCGTCGGGTCTTCGCGTCTGCGATTCCGCACACACGGCCACCAACGCCAGGTTCCCGCTGCACCCGGTCAGCACACCGTGGTACCACGTGCGGGCGGTTGAACCATTCGTCTTCGCGATCATCGAGCCGTACCAGTTCCAAGAAGTGATCTCCTGGCTGATCGTCGGCTCGCAGCGCGCGCTGCTCTTTGACAGTGGGCTGGGCATGATGCCGATCAAACCGGTCGTGATGCAACTCACGTCGCTGCCGGTCACGGTGATCAACTCGCACACCCACTTCGATCATGTGGGTGGTAACGCCGACTTCGCCGACGTGCGCGCCATGTCCACACCGTTCACCACGGCGCGCATGGCCGGCGACGCACACGCCAGTGTGGCCAGTGAAGTGAGTCCCACCGCGCTCTGCGGCAACCGCCCGCCCGGACTCGACACTGCGACATTTCGCTCACGCCCGTGGAGCGCGGCTTCACGCATCGGCGACGGCACACGCTTCGACCTCGGCGGTCGCGTACTGGAGGTGCTCGCGACACCGGGACACACGCCCGATGCGATTGCGCTGCTGGATCGGACCAACGGCCTGCTCTGGACGGGGGACAGCTTTTACGCCGGGCCGATCTGGCTGTTCATGCCCGAGACGGACCTCGAAGCATATCAGCGCTCGATGGATCGACTGGCGGCGCTCGTACCGTCGCTGCGACGCGTGCTTCCCGCGCACAACGTCACCTCCGTGGCTCCCTCGGTGCTCGCGCGTGTTCCCAAGGCCATCCGTGACGTCCGCACCGGTCGCCTCCGTGGCAGCACCCCCGAACCAGGACAACGGCTCGTGCCGTTCAGGGGATTCTCGATTCTCGTGTCGGAGAAGGCCCTTCGCACCCCGCCTTCTGGCGCACGTGCCCGCCAGCGCGTACCCTAG
- a CDS encoding CBS domain-containing protein, translating into MKAVGELLKKHDGTLWHVTPHVTVYEAVEKLAHYGAGALLVMDGDRLVGVFSERDYTRKITLQGRNSKETRVAEIMTADVFTVCATTRTRDCMALMSTKKIRHLPVLDGDKVLGMISIRDLMDDIIADHESTIATLHSYIHS; encoded by the coding sequence ATGAAAGCTGTCGGCGAACTCCTCAAGAAGCACGACGGAACCCTCTGGCACGTGACGCCCCACGTCACCGTCTATGAAGCGGTCGAGAAGCTGGCGCACTATGGCGCTGGCGCGCTGCTCGTGATGGATGGTGACCGCCTGGTCGGAGTATTCTCGGAGCGCGACTACACGCGCAAGATCACGCTGCAGGGTCGCAACTCGAAAGAGACGCGTGTCGCCGAGATCATGACGGCTGACGTGTTCACCGTGTGCGCGACAACCCGCACGCGCGACTGCATGGCACTCATGAGCACCAAGAAGATCCGACACCTCCCTGTGCTTGACGGTGACAAGGTGCTCGGCATGATCTCCATTCGCGACCTCATGGACGACATTATCGCCGATCACGAGAGCACGATCGCCACACTGCATAGCTACATCCATTCGTAA
- a CDS encoding amidase family protein, with the protein MTLTRGASARALAIAFALLVAAPAKAQRAIELDAATIIELNAAFDAGTLSSVQLVTRYLARIAAYDRQGPSIHAVLRLNPRALETARALDAERKATGKRSPLHGVPIVLKDNFDTRELPTTGGSVLLDGYVPSRDAVLVQRLRNAGAIVLAKVNMSEFASSGAYSSLGGQSLNPHHTDFSPGGSSGGTGAAIAAAFAQFGLGTDTGGSIRGPATVNGIVALKPTHGLLSRTGIIPLALSFDTGGPMARSVTDLAIALGALTGVDAADTATRRSEGHAERDYTKYLQPNALKGARIGIARDYMGFDTDVDWVVESSLHAMRNAGATIVDVRFPKWMLEAKDAWYTAIRFPEFAPQIAEYLRDTPAGYPKTLADMLERTREMSSISAKGSAPNASRWAKFVNELASGSTDDYRYRAVRDHALPMMRDVVNGVIASQQLDAIVYPTQSMKPERIEREGSSTAPDAMNIANLTGFPDLIVPAGFSDNRMPIGISFLGGAWSEPKLIALGFSFEQITRARRRPVTTPALPGEAVVLK; encoded by the coding sequence ATGACACTGACACGCGGCGCGTCCGCACGCGCGCTGGCCATCGCCTTCGCGCTATTGGTTGCCGCCCCGGCCAAGGCCCAGCGCGCCATTGAACTCGATGCGGCAACCATCATCGAGCTCAACGCCGCATTCGATGCGGGCACGCTGTCGTCGGTACAGTTGGTCACGCGCTATCTGGCCCGCATCGCGGCGTACGACCGACAGGGTCCGTCGATTCATGCCGTTCTCCGCTTGAACCCGAGAGCACTCGAGACCGCCCGCGCGCTCGATGCGGAACGCAAGGCCACGGGGAAGCGCTCACCGCTGCACGGCGTGCCGATCGTATTGAAGGACAACTTCGATACGCGGGAGCTTCCCACGACCGGCGGCTCGGTGCTGCTGGACGGGTACGTCCCATCGCGTGATGCGGTGCTCGTGCAGCGACTGCGCAATGCGGGCGCCATCGTGCTGGCGAAGGTGAACATGTCCGAGTTCGCGTCGTCGGGCGCGTACAGCTCACTTGGCGGCCAGTCGTTGAATCCGCATCACACCGACTTTTCGCCGGGCGGCTCATCGGGCGGCACCGGCGCCGCGATCGCCGCGGCATTCGCACAGTTCGGGCTTGGAACCGATACCGGCGGCAGCATTCGCGGGCCCGCCACCGTGAACGGCATCGTGGCGCTCAAACCCACGCACGGACTGCTCAGTCGGACCGGCATCATTCCCTTGGCGCTGTCGTTCGACACCGGTGGTCCCATGGCGCGTAGCGTGACCGACCTCGCGATCGCGCTCGGTGCCCTCACGGGCGTCGATGCCGCAGACACCGCCACCCGTCGCAGCGAGGGACACGCCGAGCGCGATTACACCAAGTACCTGCAGCCAAACGCGCTGAAGGGCGCACGCATCGGGATTGCCCGCGACTACATGGGGTTCGATACCGACGTTGACTGGGTGGTCGAGTCGTCACTCCACGCGATGCGCAACGCCGGCGCCACGATTGTCGACGTGCGCTTTCCGAAGTGGATGCTCGAGGCGAAGGATGCGTGGTACACGGCGATTCGTTTCCCGGAATTCGCACCGCAGATTGCCGAATATTTGCGGGATACGCCAGCCGGTTATCCGAAAACGCTGGCCGACATGCTCGAACGTACCCGCGAGATGTCCTCGATCAGCGCCAAAGGATCCGCTCCGAATGCCTCGCGCTGGGCGAAATTCGTGAATGAGCTCGCCAGCGGCAGCACAGACGACTACCGCTATCGTGCGGTACGCGATCATGCCCTACCGATGATGCGTGACGTGGTGAACGGGGTGATCGCGTCGCAACAGCTCGACGCGATCGTATACCCGACGCAATCGATGAAGCCCGAGCGCATCGAGCGGGAGGGGAGCAGTACCGCGCCCGATGCCATGAACATCGCCAACCTCACGGGGTTCCCCGACCTGATCGTACCCGCCGGTTTCAGCGACAACCGGATGCCGATCGGGATTTCCTTTCTCGGTGGCGCGTGGAGCGAGCCCAAACTCATTGCACTGGGTTTCAGCTTCGAACAGATCACCCGCGCTCGCCGGCGGCCGGTGACGACACCGGCACTACCGGGCGAGGCGGTCGTGCTCAAGTAG
- a CDS encoding PH domain-containing protein: MFKKFAAEALGLSDIGVIVESKDFDKVDADDYLFHEDHEKIYFLIKSRKDEYCFTNLALIHVDGESAISAKRVIRRYDYAQYPIAHVSIETAGTVDLDIELKFTIGDKLFSIDVRKSHLEALKDMYKALHTIGKLQKRDEVGRAHAMAAASVLGSMMKLNNTVTDPASVVSHYRAVLEALNDAVRDDHTRKDFSAIFEKYIHA, from the coding sequence ATGTTCAAGAAGTTCGCCGCCGAGGCGCTCGGCCTCAGCGACATCGGTGTCATCGTCGAATCCAAGGACTTCGACAAGGTCGATGCCGACGATTACCTCTTTCACGAAGATCACGAGAAGATCTACTTCCTGATCAAGTCGCGGAAGGACGAGTACTGCTTCACGAATCTGGCGCTCATTCACGTGGACGGTGAGTCGGCCATCTCGGCCAAGCGAGTGATCCGCCGCTACGACTACGCGCAGTATCCGATCGCCCACGTGTCGATCGAGACCGCCGGCACGGTGGACCTCGATATCGAGCTCAAGTTCACCATCGGTGACAAGCTGTTCAGCATCGATGTGCGCAAGAGCCATCTTGAGGCGCTCAAGGACATGTACAAAGCGCTGCATACGATTGGGAAGCTGCAGAAGCGCGACGAAGTGGGGCGCGCCCACGCCATGGCCGCCGCGTCCGTGCTGGGGTCGATGATGAAGCTGAACAACACCGTCACCGATCCCGCATCGGTGGTGAGCCACTACCGCGCCGTGCTCGAGGCCTTGAACGATGCGGTGCGCGACGATCATACGCGCAAGGACTTCAGCGCCATCTTCGAGAAGTACATCCACGCGTAA
- a CDS encoding M20/M25/M40 family metallo-hydrolase, whose translation MFVTTAARALCACALAYAAPLSAQPAALAARLDQLVDAHRDSISADLLRLAAIRSPSGEEAERAHAVAARMRAIGLADVTVDRLPNVTGRIRGSLPDVTRRAIVFVATLDDLAPVAQHQRNATRPPYADGDRVIGPGSNTSSTTAAVLGAARALIAAGVRPEHDLVFAAVAQEETGLLGMKALYGEWKSRADAFVDVLGDGRSLTYGAIGIHWWKVWAYHQGGHTLTGGLPNVNQGIARAVDRILAIPQPPASTRSVLNISMIRSGDVVNRKPDSAWFSVDIRALEAPAIARNEAAVRAVLDSVSRETGTRFDLRVLQQTAGGQIAGAVTSKLVTSSVAIAKALGITPQLGNAGSSNLNVAIAGGTLAIGMGGERGGARAEPGEFADVPSMLRSAKFVARLAAVMGVR comes from the coding sequence ATGTTTGTGACCACTGCGGCTCGTGCGCTCTGTGCCTGCGCGCTGGCGTACGCCGCCCCGCTCTCGGCGCAGCCGGCTGCGCTCGCCGCGCGCCTCGATCAGCTGGTGGACGCCCACCGCGACAGCATCTCCGCCGATCTGCTGCGACTCGCCGCGATTCGCTCGCCGTCGGGCGAGGAAGCGGAGCGGGCGCACGCCGTCGCGGCACGCATGCGGGCTATCGGTCTGGCCGATGTCACGGTGGATCGCCTGCCGAACGTGACCGGACGTATTCGAGGCTCCCTTCCCGACGTGACGCGGCGGGCGATCGTGTTCGTGGCGACCTTGGATGATCTCGCGCCGGTGGCGCAGCATCAGCGGAACGCCACGCGCCCGCCGTATGCGGACGGTGACCGCGTGATCGGCCCCGGCAGCAACACGTCGAGCACGACGGCGGCGGTCCTCGGCGCGGCGCGGGCGCTCATCGCGGCCGGTGTGCGACCAGAGCATGATCTCGTGTTCGCGGCCGTAGCTCAGGAGGAGACCGGGCTGCTGGGCATGAAGGCGCTGTATGGCGAATGGAAGTCGCGCGCCGATGCGTTCGTGGATGTGCTCGGCGACGGACGCTCGCTCACCTACGGAGCGATCGGCATTCATTGGTGGAAGGTGTGGGCCTATCACCAGGGCGGGCACACGCTCACGGGCGGCCTGCCGAATGTGAACCAGGGAATCGCGCGAGCGGTCGATCGCATCCTGGCGATTCCGCAGCCGCCGGCCAGTACGCGTTCCGTGCTCAACATCTCGATGATCCGCTCGGGCGATGTGGTGAATCGCAAACCGGATAGCGCCTGGTTCTCGGTGGACATCCGCGCACTCGAGGCGCCGGCGATTGCCCGCAACGAAGCGGCCGTGCGCGCGGTGCTCGACAGCGTGTCACGCGAAACGGGCACGCGATTCGACCTGCGCGTGTTGCAGCAGACGGCCGGTGGTCAGATCGCGGGCGCGGTCACCTCAAAGCTCGTGACAAGTTCAGTCGCCATCGCGAAGGCGCTTGGCATAACGCCGCAGTTGGGCAATGCCGGCTCGTCGAACCTGAACGTGGCGATTGCCGGAGGAACGCTGGCGATCGGCATGGGCGGCGAGCGTGGCGGCGCGCGCGCCGAGCCTGGAGAGTTCGCGGATGTCCCATCAATGCTGCGCAGCGCGAAGTTCGTGGCGCGACTGGCAGCCGTGATGGGCGTGCGGTAG
- a CDS encoding ATP-binding cassette domain-containing protein, with protein sequence MNRVTKGYADGTRALDDVSLSLVRGLTYVLGPTGAGKSTLLNIIGARERPDQGTVCFGDTDGTVSPALLRKLAAYVPTDSRVPPPVPVQVALEHFAALHEPFIPRLRRARVEAQLRLVDLWDARSLRVGELTPAMQWRLMVAIALLDSPQLLLLDVPSHELDAAEFLALLDLVEHTADHRIVILATSNAHLIRDRCAQIVLLARGRVLRDGAADRCIDEFRGRVWEAHITPDAVPYMTHRHCVLSTQRVGDSVTLVVFADEQPGAGFVAIEPDLTHVYGYDLTVST encoded by the coding sequence GTGAACCGTGTGACGAAGGGCTACGCCGACGGGACGCGCGCGCTGGACGACGTTTCCCTGTCGCTGGTGCGCGGGCTGACCTACGTACTCGGTCCGACCGGCGCCGGGAAGTCGACGCTCCTGAACATCATTGGTGCGCGCGAGCGTCCAGATCAGGGTACGGTGTGCTTCGGCGATACCGACGGGACAGTCAGTCCCGCGTTACTGCGGAAGCTTGCCGCCTATGTGCCGACGGATTCACGGGTGCCTCCACCGGTGCCGGTTCAGGTTGCGCTCGAGCACTTTGCCGCTTTGCACGAGCCATTCATTCCACGGCTCCGACGGGCGCGCGTCGAAGCGCAGTTGCGTCTTGTCGACTTGTGGGACGCGCGCTCGCTGCGAGTTGGTGAACTCACGCCCGCGATGCAATGGCGATTGATGGTGGCCATCGCGTTGCTGGATTCACCGCAACTTCTGCTCTTGGACGTGCCGTCACACGAGCTCGACGCCGCCGAGTTTCTCGCCTTGCTGGACCTCGTGGAGCACACCGCCGACCACCGTATCGTCATTCTCGCGACCTCAAACGCTCACCTGATTCGCGATCGATGCGCCCAGATCGTCTTGCTAGCCCGTGGTCGCGTCCTGCGCGACGGCGCGGCCGATCGCTGCATCGATGAATTCCGGGGGCGGGTCTGGGAGGCGCACATCACGCCCGACGCGGTTCCGTACATGACGCATCGCCATTGCGTATTGTCGACGCAACGCGTCGGTGATTCCGTGACCCTCGTGGTGTTCGCCGACGAGCAACCGGGAGCCGGATTCGTAGCGATCGAGCCCGATCTCACTCACGTGTACGGCTATGATCTCACGGTGTCCACTTGA
- a CDS encoding OmpH family outer membrane protein yields the protein MRATLLCLAVLVVGIPDWVIAQQAPRTPRMPATRIAVYDSRVVFDSMPERGAVESEFALEQAKARTMVTAASDSLRLALDELVKVEERLTLREREAGKLNLRARELLVEQMLENLDGVIQQRLEALRGPLLRRIREAVRLVRVRQGYQLALDRATGGVEIDADDAIDITSAIVSELRRASADRSLSTPGSAPERARLLRPNG from the coding sequence ATGCGAGCCACTCTGCTTTGTCTTGCCGTGCTCGTCGTGGGCATTCCGGACTGGGTGATTGCCCAGCAGGCTCCGCGCACGCCACGTATGCCGGCCACCCGCATCGCCGTTTATGACTCGCGTGTGGTCTTCGATTCCATGCCGGAGCGGGGTGCGGTGGAATCGGAGTTCGCCCTCGAGCAAGCGAAGGCGCGCACGATGGTTACCGCAGCGTCCGATTCGCTCCGACTGGCGCTCGATGAACTGGTAAAGGTCGAAGAGCGACTCACGCTGCGTGAGCGTGAAGCCGGCAAGCTGAACCTGCGGGCCAGGGAACTGCTGGTGGAGCAGATGCTGGAAAACCTTGACGGCGTCATTCAGCAGCGTCTCGAGGCGTTGCGTGGCCCGTTACTGCGTCGCATCCGCGAGGCGGTCCGCTTGGTGCGCGTCCGTCAGGGCTACCAGCTAGCGCTCGACCGTGCGACCGGTGGCGTTGAGATCGACGCCGATGATGCGATCGATATCACCAGCGCGATCGTGTCTGAGCTGCGCCGGGCGAGCGCAGACCGGTCGCTGTCGACTCCGGGCAGCGCACCGGAACGCGCACGCCTGCTCCGACCGAACGGTTAA
- a CDS encoding prohibitin family protein, with translation MSIRLPLPPRVHSRQSLRAALGIVLLLPLGACATIRQDEIGVKTRFGRVASGPLQPGAQLLIPGVNAVLRVPSRVVNREVRLEMPTREGLNVSAEVSILYRARPEQVARILEKSGLRYEEDVIIPVFRSAAADVSSRYMAKDLHSGTRSGIERAIKDQMMSVLDARGFEVETVLLKSIRLPADLARSIEEKLEAEQRSEQMRFVLDRERQEAERRTIEATGIRDAWAIIAQGLTPSIISYQSIEAFRELARSPNAKVIVTDGKTPMLLNADSGDDASVVRAAPSGGSASLSAPTAPTPGARRVERPLSPLPPGTP, from the coding sequence ATGTCCATTCGTCTACCCCTCCCGCCACGCGTGCACTCGCGTCAGTCCCTTCGCGCTGCCCTCGGGATCGTGCTGCTCCTGCCGCTCGGAGCATGCGCCACGATTCGCCAGGACGAAATCGGTGTCAAGACGCGCTTCGGGCGCGTGGCCAGCGGTCCGCTACAGCCCGGCGCACAGCTGCTGATTCCCGGCGTCAATGCCGTGCTGCGTGTGCCATCCCGCGTCGTCAACCGCGAGGTGCGCCTCGAAATGCCGACGCGTGAGGGTCTGAATGTGTCGGCGGAGGTTTCGATCCTGTATCGCGCGCGCCCCGAACAGGTGGCACGCATCCTGGAGAAGAGTGGTCTCCGCTACGAAGAGGACGTCATCATTCCCGTCTTCCGCTCGGCGGCCGCCGATGTGTCGTCGCGCTACATGGCAAAAGATCTGCACTCCGGAACGCGCTCCGGCATCGAACGCGCCATCAAGGACCAGATGATGTCGGTGCTCGACGCTCGCGGCTTCGAAGTGGAGACCGTGCTGCTCAAGAGCATTCGGCTACCCGCCGATTTGGCGCGGTCCATCGAGGAAAAGCTGGAAGCGGAGCAGCGTTCGGAGCAGATGCGATTCGTGTTGGATCGCGAACGACAGGAAGCGGAGCGTCGAACGATCGAAGCCACCGGCATTCGCGATGCCTGGGCAATCATCGCGCAGGGCCTGACCCCGTCCATCATTTCGTATCAGTCGATCGAGGCATTCCGCGAGCTGGCACGGAGTCCGAACGCGAAGGTGATCGTGACGGATGGGAAAACGCCGATGCTGCTGAACGCAGACTCAGGCGACGATGCGTCCGTGGTGCGCGCGGCACCATCTGGTGGTTCCGCGTCGCTGAGCGCACCGACCGCCCCGACGCCGGGTGCGCGACGCGTTGAGCGTCCGCTGTCGCCGCTGCCGCCGGGCACACCGTAG
- a CDS encoding MFS transporter — MSSLATGFMREAAATATLIGTRILLGLAPAAVFPVAAMAVSQYVAAEHRVRANAFYISAASLGAAVAPLMMAPVMERFGWRAVFLLSVAVGAATAAIWMSLMPRIPTASASNPALTLAALRRSTQRLASDPSLQQLSIAYLLHSAVYFVFVFWFFRYLTEGRGFTVLDSGLWGSIPNIAGFVFAPIIGAMADRLGRRIGDGRARRRVAMG; from the coding sequence GTGTCGTCGCTGGCCACGGGCTTCATGCGTGAAGCAGCTGCCACCGCCACACTCATCGGCACGCGCATTCTCCTCGGCCTCGCACCGGCCGCGGTCTTCCCGGTCGCCGCGATGGCCGTCTCGCAGTACGTCGCGGCCGAGCACCGCGTGCGCGCCAATGCGTTCTACATCTCGGCCGCCTCGCTCGGTGCAGCGGTGGCTCCGCTCATGATGGCACCCGTCATGGAGCGATTCGGCTGGCGTGCCGTCTTTCTGCTCAGCGTAGCCGTCGGTGCCGCCACCGCCGCCATCTGGATGTCGCTCATGCCGCGCATACCAACCGCATCGGCCTCGAATCCCGCCCTGACGCTTGCGGCGCTTCGCCGCAGCACGCAGCGACTGGCTTCCGACCCCAGCCTGCAGCAACTCTCCATCGCGTATCTGCTGCACTCGGCCGTGTACTTCGTGTTCGTCTTCTGGTTTTTCCGCTACCTCACGGAGGGACGCGGTTTCACGGTACTCGACAGCGGCCTGTGGGGCAGTATCCCCAACATCGCCGGCTTCGTATTCGCCCCGATCATCGGTGCCATGGCCGACCGCCTCGGGCGCCGCATTGGAGATGGACGGGCGAGGCGGCGCGTCGCGATGGGATGA
- a CDS encoding cytochrome c: MNTRITTLGLLTFALSGGALSAQNPFAARRPLTTTAGASVSRTGTPRAVTFTKDVAPILQQKCQSCHQPGSIAPMSLLTYADAKKYSRRIRDKVSARLMPPWHIDRTIGVQQFKNDGGLSDEQLATIVDWVDTGTPMGDPKDMPPAISFPDPNRWQLAEQLGVKPDLVIRSKPYTLAPKTQDKWFRPVVETGLTEPRWVRAIEVKPVRANDRKIVHHVLAYLLQPEQGVTGLASSAHDHQMNAGLFMEWAVGKTGQIFPEDAGKLMLPGSQIRWEVHMHAIGEEIKDSQVEMAVYFYPKGFVPAHRTVLRMFDLSRDRDLDIPPNEKTVTQNFYVMPAPGRLENFQPHMHMRGKAMSLEAVFPDGRREVISAVNNFQWNWHINYVYATEAAPLLPKGTTLVFTAWHDNTAANVNNPDPSQWVGWGDRTVDEMAHNWIDVTYLEQGEFDSLVAARKAKALKKPVP; the protein is encoded by the coding sequence ATGAACACGCGCATCACGACGCTGGGCCTGCTCACCTTCGCGCTGTCCGGCGGAGCGCTCTCGGCACAAAACCCCTTTGCCGCGCGGCGCCCCCTCACCACGACAGCGGGTGCCTCCGTATCGAGAACGGGCACCCCGCGAGCGGTGACGTTCACGAAGGACGTGGCCCCCATTCTCCAGCAGAAATGTCAGTCGTGTCATCAGCCGGGATCGATCGCGCCGATGTCACTGCTGACCTACGCCGACGCCAAGAAATACTCGCGACGCATTCGCGACAAAGTCTCCGCGCGCCTGATGCCGCCGTGGCACATCGACCGCACGATCGGTGTGCAGCAGTTCAAGAACGACGGCGGTCTAAGCGACGAGCAGCTGGCGACCATCGTGGACTGGGTCGACACCGGCACGCCGATGGGCGATCCGAAAGACATGCCGCCGGCGATCAGCTTCCCCGATCCGAATCGTTGGCAGCTCGCCGAGCAGTTGGGTGTGAAGCCCGATCTGGTGATCCGCTCGAAGCCGTACACGTTGGCGCCGAAGACGCAGGACAAGTGGTTCCGCCCGGTGGTCGAGACCGGTCTCACCGAACCGCGCTGGGTGCGGGCCATCGAAGTCAAACCGGTACGCGCCAATGATCGGAAGATCGTGCATCATGTGCTCGCCTATCTCCTGCAACCCGAGCAGGGCGTCACGGGGCTCGCCAGTTCGGCGCACGATCACCAGATGAACGCCGGGCTGTTCATGGAGTGGGCCGTCGGCAAGACGGGGCAGATCTTTCCCGAGGATGCCGGCAAGTTGATGCTGCCCGGTTCGCAGATTCGTTGGGAAGTGCACATGCACGCCATCGGGGAAGAGATCAAAGACAGTCAGGTCGAGATGGCGGTGTACTTCTATCCCAAGGGTTTCGTGCCGGCCCATCGCACGGTACTCCGGATGTTCGATCTGTCGCGCGATCGTGATCTCGACATCCCCCCCAACGAGAAGACCGTCACACAGAATTTCTATGTAATGCCGGCGCCGGGGCGACTGGAGAACTTTCAGCCGCACATGCACATGCGCGGCAAGGCGATGTCACTCGAAGCGGTCTTCCCCGATGGCCGACGTGAAGTGATCAGCGCCGTCAACAACTTCCAGTGGAACTGGCACATCAACTACGTCTATGCCACCGAGGCCGCGCCGCTGTTGCCCAAGGGTACGACGCTGGTGTTCACCGCCTGGCACGACAATACGGCCGCCAACGTGAATAATCCCGACCCATCGCAGTGGGTGGGCTGGGGTGATCGCACGGTCGACGAGATGGCGCACAACTGGATCGATGTGACCTATCTCGAGCAGGGCGAGTTCGATTCACTCGTAGCGGCGCGCAAAGCGAAGGCCCTCAAGAAACCGGTACCGTAA